The following are encoded together in the Bacillus alveayuensis genome:
- a CDS encoding pyruvate dehydrogenase E2 component (dihydrolipoamide acetyltransferase) (product_source=KO:K00627; cath_funfam=2.40.50.100,3.30.559.10,4.10.320.10; cog=COG0508; ko=KO:K00627; pfam=PF00198,PF00364,PF02817; superfamily=47005,51230,52777): protein MLIEVKLPRLSNDHDESLITFWHVSEGDVVEKGNTLLEVQTEKAVSDIEAPVSGVVKEIRKKRSETAAVEEVLAIIETSQDTTTDTVSETTPAIEEEQKAVLEVPNEKKATPRVKKLAKELGVDWRLVHPTGPNGKVTEEDIRNAAKKSEEKEKQPKQFIIAPPSVRKFAREHNVSLEEVTPTGPNGRIVKSDIEAVIAKRKLEQTKAVSEAAGKEATKEKTSTQDKRRIPFTGIRSVIAKAMVHSKSVIPHVTHFDEANVTNLVSHRERVKPYAVEEEIKLTYLAYVVKALTAVLKKYPMLNASLDDEREEIILKDEYHIGFATDTERGLVVPVIKHADQKSLFHIAKEIQELAKKARDGSIKANEMTGATCTISNIGSADGSWFTPIINHPESCILGIGKIEKKPIVVNDSIEIAPMMALSLSYDHRLIDGMLAQKSLNELKKSLSEPDLLFVK from the coding sequence ATGTTAATCGAAGTAAAATTACCGCGACTATCTAATGATCATGATGAAAGCTTAATCACCTTCTGGCATGTTTCTGAAGGTGATGTAGTGGAAAAAGGCAATACACTCTTGGAAGTTCAAACAGAGAAGGCCGTTTCGGACATTGAAGCTCCAGTGTCAGGTGTGGTTAAAGAAATTAGAAAAAAAAGAAGCGAAACCGCTGCTGTTGAAGAAGTATTAGCCATCATAGAAACAAGCCAAGACACGACGACTGACACCGTTAGTGAAACAACACCTGCAATAGAAGAAGAACAGAAAGCTGTACTAGAAGTTCCAAACGAGAAAAAAGCGACTCCGCGTGTAAAAAAATTAGCGAAAGAACTCGGTGTTGATTGGCGCCTTGTTCATCCAACTGGTCCAAACGGAAAGGTCACGGAGGAAGATATTCGAAATGCGGCAAAGAAAAGCGAAGAAAAAGAGAAACAACCAAAACAGTTTATTATCGCACCTCCATCTGTGCGTAAATTTGCGAGAGAACATAATGTCAGCCTGGAGGAAGTGACACCGACAGGTCCTAACGGAAGAATCGTCAAAAGCGATATTGAAGCAGTCATCGCCAAACGAAAACTGGAACAAACAAAGGCTGTAAGCGAAGCAGCAGGCAAGGAAGCAACAAAAGAGAAGACGAGCACACAAGACAAACGAAGAATCCCTTTTACTGGCATTCGAAGCGTGATCGCAAAGGCAATGGTTCATTCAAAATCTGTTATTCCGCATGTCACTCATTTTGATGAGGCCAATGTTACAAATCTTGTGTCCCACCGTGAAAGGGTAAAACCATATGCGGTTGAAGAGGAAATAAAACTCACTTATCTCGCCTACGTCGTCAAAGCATTAACAGCCGTGCTTAAAAAATATCCGATGTTAAATGCTTCCTTAGACGATGAGCGAGAAGAAATCATCTTAAAAGATGAATATCATATCGGCTTTGCGACCGACACCGAACGCGGCCTTGTCGTTCCGGTAATTAAGCATGCAGATCAAAAGTCATTATTTCATATTGCCAAAGAGATCCAAGAGCTTGCCAAAAAAGCAAGAGACGGCTCCATCAAAGCAAATGAAATGACGGGAGCCACATGTACGATATCCAATATCGGATCTGCTGACGGATCGTGGTTTACTCCAATTATTAATCATCCAGAATCATGTATATTAGGCATCGGCAAAATCGAGAAAAAACCTATTGTTGTCAATGATTCCATTGAAATCGCTCCAATGATGGCGCTATCCCTTAGCTATGACCATCGATTAATTGATGGCATGCTGGCGCAAAAATCTTTAAACGAACTTAAAAAATCTTTAAGCGAGCCGGATTTGTTGTTTGTAAAATAA
- a CDS encoding pyruvate dehydrogenase E1 component alpha subunit (product_source=KO:K00161; cath_funfam=3.40.50.970; cog=COG1071; ko=KO:K00161; pfam=PF00676; superfamily=52518), giving the protein MTISINHLQWMYETMYKIRYYEDKMAEAYAEGKNPVFNIGAGPVPGEMHLATGQEPAAVGICIHLKKEDTVTSPHRPHHHAIAKGVDLNKMTAEIFGKATGLGKGKGGHMHLFDPEVKFSCGGIVGAGIPHAVGAAFAAKKKGTDWVAVSFIGEGAANQGAFHESLNMAALWNLPLIVVVENNQYGISVPKSASTAVLSNDIRAAAYGIKGYYVKDNDPIEMYNVSKEAVERARSGEGPSIIEIETYRYLGHFQGDPELYRDKNEVTLLREKDPIIRLNQTLRNEHGIKEHKLSELENKAKQEVDAAYQFARESEYPKPEDALQDLFV; this is encoded by the coding sequence CCATTTCCATCAACCATCTTCAATGGATGTATGAAACGATGTACAAAATTCGCTACTACGAGGACAAAATGGCAGAAGCGTATGCCGAAGGGAAAAATCCAGTCTTTAATATTGGTGCTGGACCTGTACCAGGTGAAATGCATCTTGCGACTGGTCAAGAACCTGCTGCTGTCGGCATATGTATTCATCTTAAAAAGGAGGATACGGTAACATCTCCACACCGCCCGCACCATCATGCGATTGCCAAAGGGGTCGATTTAAACAAAATGACTGCTGAAATCTTCGGGAAAGCAACAGGGCTCGGAAAAGGAAAAGGCGGGCATATGCACTTATTCGACCCTGAAGTCAAGTTTTCCTGTGGAGGGATTGTTGGAGCAGGAATTCCACATGCAGTTGGTGCCGCGTTTGCTGCAAAGAAAAAAGGAACGGATTGGGTAGCTGTTTCTTTTATAGGGGAAGGAGCTGCGAACCAAGGAGCTTTTCATGAATCTTTAAATATGGCAGCACTATGGAATCTGCCTCTTATTGTCGTCGTTGAAAACAATCAATACGGAATTTCTGTCCCTAAATCCGCATCAACTGCTGTTTTATCTAATGATATAAGAGCAGCGGCTTATGGTATCAAAGGATATTACGTAAAAGACAATGACCCAATCGAAATGTACAACGTGTCAAAAGAAGCGGTAGAACGAGCAAGATCAGGAGAAGGGCCATCCATTATTGAAATTGAAACGTATCGTTATTTAGGACACTTCCAAGGGGACCCAGAGCTTTACAGAGATAAAAATGAAGTTACTTTACTTAGAGAAAAAGATCCAATTATTCGCCTCAACCAAACTTTACGCAACGAACATGGGATAAAAGAGCATAAGCTGAGCGAATTGGAAAACAAGGCAAAGCAGGAAGTCGATGCCGCTTATCAATTTGCACGGGAAAGCGAATACCCTAAACCAGAAGATGCATTACAAGACCTTTTTGTTTAA
- a CDS encoding N-methylhydantoinase A/oxoprolinase/acetone carboxylase beta subunit (product_source=COG0145; cath_funfam=3.30.420.40; cog=COG0145; pfam=PF01968,PF05378; superfamily=53067), whose translation MSIYRIGIDVGGTHTDAVILDETNQVISETKSKTTVDVSTGIYKAMKKIIEEANVPREQIKYAMLGTTHCTNAIVERKRLNNIAVIRIGAPATLAVKPLIGVPDDLRDELGRYVYIVRGGHEFDGREIAKLDEEELYRIANEIKGKVDSVAITSVFSPVSDSHEKRAAEIIHEVLGEEIPVSLSSEIGSVGLLERENATILNAAVVNVAKTTATGFINALKEEGIDAKVFFGQNDGTLMSVDYAVKYPIYTIACGPTNSLRGASYLTGQSDALVVDVGGTTTDIGVLIESFPRESSLAVEIGGARTNFRMPDLVSIGLGGGTIIRIKDDGSFTIGPDSVGYRLPEKGLVFGGDTLTTTDVVVALGKVNLGDPSKVAHLDKRLLEAIYQKMIEMVEEAIDKMKTSSAPVPVILVGGGSILLPESLKGASKVILPDHFGVANAIGAAIAQVSGQVEKVYSLDELGREQAMNLAKNEAVQEAIKAGADPDHVVIVDIEDVPLAYLPGNATRIRVKAAGPLAKVEEEQKV comes from the coding sequence ATGAGTATTTATCGAATCGGAATCGACGTCGGTGGTACACATACAGATGCGGTTATATTAGATGAGACCAATCAAGTTATTTCGGAAACAAAGTCAAAAACAACAGTGGATGTGAGCACCGGAATTTATAAAGCGATGAAGAAAATCATTGAGGAGGCAAACGTTCCGAGAGAGCAAATTAAATATGCAATGCTTGGCACAACACATTGTACAAATGCGATAGTGGAACGGAAACGATTAAATAACATTGCGGTCATTCGCATCGGAGCTCCTGCTACATTAGCGGTTAAACCATTAATTGGTGTACCTGATGACCTTCGTGACGAACTCGGACGCTACGTTTATATCGTAAGAGGGGGTCATGAGTTTGATGGTCGGGAAATCGCCAAACTAGATGAAGAAGAGCTATATCGAATTGCCAATGAAATCAAAGGGAAGGTCGATTCGGTTGCGATCACGTCCGTTTTTTCTCCTGTTTCAGACAGTCATGAAAAACGTGCAGCAGAAATTATTCATGAAGTGCTGGGAGAAGAAATACCTGTTTCATTATCATCTGAAATTGGCAGCGTCGGCCTTTTAGAACGTGAAAACGCAACAATTTTAAATGCAGCGGTTGTCAATGTGGCCAAAACAACGGCAACGGGATTTATCAATGCTTTAAAAGAAGAAGGCATTGACGCAAAAGTTTTCTTTGGACAAAATGACGGAACGTTAATGTCTGTTGATTATGCTGTTAAGTATCCGATTTATACGATTGCATGCGGACCGACAAACTCATTACGGGGCGCATCTTATTTAACAGGTCAATCTGATGCACTTGTAGTTGATGTAGGGGGGACGACAACAGATATCGGAGTGCTTATTGAATCGTTCCCGCGTGAATCATCTTTAGCCGTTGAAATTGGAGGGGCGAGAACGAACTTCCGTATGCCTGATTTAGTGTCCATTGGGTTAGGAGGCGGAACGATTATTCGTATCAAGGATGACGGAAGCTTTACGATTGGACCAGATAGTGTCGGCTATCGCCTTCCTGAAAAAGGACTTGTTTTTGGCGGGGACACTTTAACAACAACTGACGTCGTCGTGGCGTTAGGGAAAGTAAACTTAGGGGACCCTTCTAAAGTTGCCCATTTAGATAAACGTTTACTAGAAGCAATCTATCAAAAAATGATCGAAATGGTGGAAGAAGCAATTGATAAAATGAAAACTAGTTCAGCACCTGTCCCTGTTATTCTTGTAGGGGGAGGAAGTATTTTACTTCCTGAATCGTTGAAAGGCGCTTCAAAGGTCATTCTCCCTGATCATTTTGGGGTGGCAAATGCCATTGGTGCAGCCATTGCCCAAGTAAGTGGACAAGTTGAAAAAGTATATAGTTTGGATGAATTAGGAAGAGAACAAGCGATGAATCTCGCTAAAAACGAAGCGGTTCAAGAAGCAATCAAAGCTGGAGCTGACCCAGATCATGTTGTCATTGTTGATATCGAAGACGTACCACTTGCTTATCTGCCAGGTAATGCTACACGCATTCGTGTAAAAGCAGCTGGACCATTAGCTAAAGTGGAGGAGGAACAAAAAGTTTAA
- a CDS encoding pyruvate dehydrogenase E1 component beta subunit (product_source=KO:K00162; cath_funfam=3.40.50.920,3.40.50.970; cog=COG0022; ko=KO:K00162; pfam=PF02779,PF02780; superfamily=52518,52922), with amino-acid sequence MQKTKQRLLTGNKAMAEAIRLEMERDPNVFVMGEDVGVYGGIFGATEGLFQKFGSERVIDTPISETAFIGAAIGAAQEGMRPIVELMFVDFFGVCMDQIYNHMAKIPYMSGGRVKLPMVLMTAVGGGYNDAAQHSQTLYATFAHLPGMKVVAPSTPYDLKGMMISAIRDDNPVVFMFHKTLQGLGWMDQLDASVGHVPEEAYTVPIGKAKVVREGKDLTIVGIQMTTHHALEAAQKLSEDGIEAEVIDLRSLVPLDRETILQSVKKTHRLLVVDEDYLSYGMTAEIAAIVAEEGLYDLEAPVKRLAIPDVPIPYSRPLEQFVLPNAEKIFNEAMKLVNE; translated from the coding sequence ATGCAGAAAACAAAACAGCGCTTACTAACGGGAAATAAAGCGATGGCAGAAGCGATACGATTAGAAATGGAAAGAGATCCGAACGTGTTTGTCATGGGTGAGGATGTCGGTGTATACGGAGGTATTTTCGGAGCAACGGAAGGATTATTTCAAAAGTTCGGTTCTGAAAGAGTGATCGATACACCGATTTCGGAAACTGCCTTTATTGGTGCTGCTATTGGAGCAGCTCAAGAAGGAATGCGGCCGATTGTTGAATTAATGTTCGTCGATTTCTTCGGTGTTTGTATGGACCAAATTTATAACCATATGGCGAAAATTCCGTATATGTCAGGTGGACGCGTCAAGCTCCCAATGGTGCTGATGACGGCTGTTGGCGGCGGATATAACGATGCAGCTCAGCATTCGCAAACACTATATGCCACTTTTGCTCATTTGCCTGGAATGAAAGTGGTGGCGCCATCCACTCCGTATGATTTAAAAGGAATGATGATTTCTGCCATCCGTGATGATAACCCAGTCGTCTTTATGTTTCATAAGACATTACAAGGGTTAGGATGGATGGACCAATTAGACGCATCAGTTGGACATGTCCCGGAAGAAGCGTACACCGTGCCAATCGGCAAGGCCAAAGTGGTAAGAGAAGGAAAAGATCTTACTATTGTAGGCATTCAAATGACGACCCATCATGCATTAGAAGCTGCGCAAAAGCTCAGTGAGGATGGAATTGAGGCAGAGGTCATCGATTTACGCTCACTCGTTCCATTAGACCGGGAAACAATTCTTCAATCCGTTAAAAAGACGCATCGTTTGCTTGTCGTCGATGAGGATTATTTATCATACGGGATGACGGCAGAAATCGCAGCGATTGTAGCAGAAGAAGGCTTATATGATTTAGAAGCACCTGTTAAGCGATTAGCTATTCCAGATGTACCAATTCCATACAGCCGTCCACTTGAACAATTTGTTCTGCCAAATGCCGAGAAAATTTTTAACGAAGCAATGAAGCTAGTCAATGAATAA